Part of the Caulifigura coniformis genome, ATGCAGCAGTCAGCATCTGGCGCGTGCTGGGGATCTCGAAGCTCGAACTCAAGCAGAAGTCTCCAGGCATCTTCGAGGCCGACACCGGCGACGGTTCTTCGGGAACCGTCAGCCTGTTGCACCGGACGCCCACCAGCTGCATCGTTTTCTGCGACGGATTGTTCAAAAGTCCGGTCCTCGCCAAGCCGATCAAGGCTCGGGCGCTGGTCACCCTGAACGCCGTCATCGAGCCGCAGGCCGACGGGACGACGAACATCACGCACACCGCGGACATGTTCGTGTCATTTCCGTCCCTGGCCGTCGAGACGATCGCCAGGATGGTCTCGCCGCTCAGCTACAAGTACGCGGATCGGAACATCGAGGAAATCACGTCATTTCTGCGAATGATGGATGTCTCGATGTCTCGTCAGCCGGGGTGGATCGAGCAGATCGCCCAGTTGATGGAAGGGGTTTCCGAAGAGCGGAACCGCCAGCTGCTGCAGGTCACCGCCGCCGTCTACGTGGATGCCCAGCGACGCTCGTTTGCATCCCGGGGGGAGGCCTTCCAGCTGAAGTCGATCCAGCCGCCCGTGCAGAAGGTTTCCGGGGCCGAGTCGGCGACGAGGACGAAATGAAGCGGCGTTTGGGGGAGGGCTGAAGTGGGGGGGCGATGAAGTGTCCGGGGGCGATACTGGACCGGGCCGCCGACATCATTGGGGGATGATGTCGGCGGCCTTTCGGGTTGGAAATTCAGGGGTCGCGGAAGGTTTGCGGGCTTTGCTTCTGGTGTCGGCGCGCGGGCCGTCAGGCCCGATTTGTTCCCGGCGATCGCGGGTTCATCGCTGGCGGGGCTCCAGCGACGCGGATACGATTCCGCGTCCATCTGACGGGGTATGGATCCCCCGCTCAACTCGCGGACGCAAAACTGCGTCGCGCCTGCTCAATCGGCGGTTCTGGAGCGTCACCGACGACGCCAGCCGCACCCATCTGAAGCAAAACCCCTGCGGGGCGGAGACGTTGCGTGTCAGAAATTCGTGAATCGGAAGCAGATCTGGTCGGCCGCGCCCAGGCGGCGCTCTCGAACTGCAGCTGGACCGTCGGGGAATGCGCCGCCCAGTGGACCCAGCGCTACGCCAAGGGGCGGACGGACGGCGACTTCGGGAACCTGATCGGCCTCAGCGGCGACCAGGTCTACCAGCGCCGCCGCGTTGCCGAGACGTTCGGCGACGTGAAGGACGAGTACAAGAACCTGAAATGGTCGCATTTCTACACCGCCCTCACCTGGGACGACGCGGCCGAGTGTCTCCGCTGGGCCGACGACATGCAGGCCACCATCGTCGAGATGCGTGCCTGGCGCCGTGCTCAGCACGGCGAAGACCTCACCGAGGCCGCCGGCGACGAAGCTCCTCCGTTCGACCCGCTCGTCGAATTCATGTCGGCCGAGTCACGCCCGGTGCGCGATTACGACGACGGCAGCGAGTCGATTGGCCGTCCGTCCGAACGTGGTCCCCGCGAGGCCGGGGAGCGTGAGCCGGTCGCGATGGCGTCGACCGTCGCCCGCCAGTCGGGCGAACCCGAGGAATATGCTCCCTTCGGCAAAGGAGCACGGGGCCCGGTGCCCGAAGCCAGTTCACGCACCGCGGCCGTGTCGACCGAACAGAACCTCAAGCGGATCACCGCGGCGCTGGAGAAGTGCAACAGCACCCTCACCCCTGCCGTGCTCGAAGAGTTCGCCGACCTGCCGATGTCGCTGAAACAGCGATTCCTGAAGGCCGTCAAGGACCTTTCCAGCAAGGCAGACGGCCTCGAGTAAGTCGGACGCCCGGGAAGGAAATTCCAAAGAGCCGCGGGGTCAGGCCCCGCGGCTCTTTTTTGTGCTCGTTCCTCGTGCCTCACGGGGCGTTCCCCGGTGGGGCGGCCGGCTATTTCAGCAGCTTCTTCGCGAACCACTCCACCGTTTCGGCGATGCCGTGGTCGAGCGGCATCCGCGGAGACCAGCCGAGCTGCTTCTGAATCGAATCGTATGCGACCAGGCTCGATCGGAGGTCACCGGCACGTGCAGGACCATGACCGGCGGGCGGAACCGCGGAATTGCGGCCGTGCCGCATCAGGGCCTCGCTGCAGGCCATTTCGAGGGCCGCGCAAAGCTGGTTCACATCGGTCGGAATCGACGTCCCGACGTTGAAGACGGAAAAGGACGACGGGCCCTCGACGGTGAGTGCCCGCAGGTTCGCATCCGCCACGTCCGTCACGTAGACATAGTCGCGAACGTAGCGGCCGTCGCCATTGATCGTGCCGGCCTGCCCCTGCAGCATTTTCGTACAGAAGATCGCGACGACCCCCGCTTCGCCGTGGGGATTCTGCCGCGGGCCGTAGACATTGGCGTACCGAAGGGCGGTGCAGGTCAGTCCGTGTTCGCGGGCGTAGAAGTTCAGGTACCGCTCCCCGACCATCTTGGCGATGCCATAAGGGGAAATCGGGTCGGCCGGGGTCTCTTCCGGCGCGGGCGTATGCACGTCGCCGTACATCACGCCGCCGGACGACGCGAACACGAACCGCCGGGCGCCGGTTGCCACTGCGGCATCGAGCGTGTTGATCAGCCCGACCACGTTCACCTCCGCATCGAAGCGTGGCTCGCGAACCGACCGGCTGACCGACATCTGGGCCGCCTGGTGGGCGATGGCATCCGGCTTGTATTCGGTCACCGCCTTCAGCACCGCTCCCGCATCGCGGACGTCGACCTGAAACAGCGGGACGCCGGAGGGGAGGTTGTCCGGGCTTCCTGACGAGAGGTCGTCGAGCGCCGCGGCCTCGTGGCCCGCAGCCAGGATCGCATCAATCAGGTGGCTGCCGATGAAACCGGCGCCGCCGGTGACAAGAACTCGCATCACTCACTCCGGAAATAAACAGACCGTCGCCAGAAAACGGCGACGGTCTGTCCAGTGTAGACACGGCCGGACTCAGCGGAACCGCAATTCTCCGCCAACCATGAAGCCGTGAGCGTAGACCTGTTCGCGATGCTTCTTGACGCGGATCTGGCCGGGATTTGTCGAAATTGCCGGCGAATCGTAGACAACCTGTTCCGTGGCCCGGGTGGCATTCGACAGCCACAACAGCTCGTAGCCGGCGAAGAACGAGAAGTTCTCGCTCAGGTGCAGCTTTGCATAGCCGGGCAGGTTGAATGCCGGGGCGAAATCGGTGTCCTCATTTGTCGACAGCGTGTTCGGATTCGAGACGTCGAAGATCTGCGACGTCCGGACGCTGTCCTGGTGGCGGTTGATGCCGAGCATCACTTTTGGTTCAAGGCCCAGTGACATCCACTTGGAATCGAGTGACGCCCGAACACCGACCTGCGGACCGACGAAGTTGTTGTTCGACTTCGAGGTGATCCGGGGGCTGGTCCCCGTGGCGATGTCGTTGCCCGAAATCCGCAGCTCTTCGTCGAACTTGATGTACCGCAGGCCGACGACCGGGCTGAGGCACAGCGTGTTCTGCGGCGTCACGGGATTGCCGATCCAGTTGCCCTGCGTTCCCCACATGCCGCTGCGAAGCTCGGCGTCATAGCCGTTGTCGAACAGGATCATCTGCGTGTCGGACGGGCCTCCGTTCACGGTCAGCGTCACGGCCGGAATGTTGGTCAATCCCGTCAAACCGTCGAACTCCGGATCGAAGCTGAGCGTTGTCGAGGCGTTCATGATGGCCCAGATATCGGCCTCGAACGTTCCCCACTCCGTCGGGGCGCCGATCGTCAACCGCATCCCGGGCAGGCTGTCGAATTTGACGTCGCCCGTGGTGGGAACGAATGCCGTCACTCCGGCGCGCTGGATGTTCCCGGGATCGAACGCGGGGAACGGCTCACGCGGGTCGACGGTGGCCGTTTCGGCCCCCAGCAGATGATTGCCGGGGTCTTTGATGTTCCAGTGCAGGAACTCGACCCGCATCCAGCTGCGACGGATCGTCTCGCGGATGACGAGGTCGATCTGCGAATCGCTGTCGTAGAAGATATCGGGATCGACAGGCTGATACGGAGCGCCTCCGCGCCCGGGAGGGCACGCCTGGCCGTAGTAGGCCGGGCCCATCCCGCCGGGGGGACAGGCAGGAACCATTCCCTGGCTTCCCGGGGGCGGACCCCAGGTATGCGGAGGCATGGGACCCTGAGCGCGCACAAGGCTGCTGGTCGCCGCCAGGAGGACTGTCGCCAGGCTCATCGAAAACCGCCAAGGCATCGTCATCGTCCCTGCTTGAAATTACGCGAAAAAGGAGGCCGCGACATTCAAGTCACAACAGGTCTGACACGGGGGGCAATACGCTTCTGGCGTTCGACGCGCGGACTCCCCGCCCGCGCAACCTACGGCCGTATCAGCTTTATCGGTCGCAACGATTCCCGACTGTGGTGAATCTGGAGAAATTCGAGGGGTTGTGCCGGTCCTGCCGGTTGCCACGGAGATTGGGCGACTCCCCTTGACCGCTGCCCGCATTTCAGCGGACGGCGAACAGCTCGATCAGATTCCCGTCGGGATCGAGGACATAGAACTGCGTCGGACCGTCCGGACGGAATTTCGGTCCGGAGACGATCGGAACGCCCAGTTCCCTGAGCCTCTCAATCGCCGGCTTCGCCTCGTCCACCTCGAACGCCACGTGGTGCGTGCGACTGATCGCCAGCCCGTCGCCGCGCGACGCGCCGGCAGGGCCCGATTCGGGATGCTCGAGAATCAGGTGGACCTGGGTAGATCCGGCCTGGAACCACAGGCCCGCAAAGCTGAACGCAGGCCGCGAAACGCACTCCATCCCCAACACGCCTTCGTAGAACGCGCGGGAGCGTTCGAGATCCCGCACGACGAATGTGACGTGGTCGATCTGTCGGACTTTGATGGGGGCGGCCATACGGCCCAATTTAGCCGGCGAGGGGAGGACCCGCTGCGCCGCAGGGCGATCAATACATCTGCCCCAGATCGGCTGCGTCGAAGGCGCTTTGCTCGTGCTTGATGTCTGGTTTGCCGTCGGCGTCCCAGCGGATGGCGATCACGTCGAATCGGGCCGGATGCCCGAGGAGCCGCCGGGTCTTCAGCCAGCCCAGTGCGAGTTGCGTCAGCTTCCTCTGTTTTCGGCGGTCAACCGCTTCGGCCGGCGAGCCCTCGCGCTGGTCGCGACGTGATTTCACTTCGACGAAAACGATCACGTCCCGGTCGCGGGCGATGAGGTCGATTTCGCCCAGGCGGCTTCGAGCCTGCCGCGCCAGGATCCGGTAGCCCTTGCTCTTCAGGTGGCGGGCCGCAATGCGCTCCCCTTCATCTCCGAGAAGTCGCGTGAGCCAGCCACGAGGGTTCATGGGGAACCACCGACACGGTGCTCAACGTCGATGACAGACTTCTCCCGACCGAAAGTCACGGCACGGATCGCTGGGAAATGGTTGGCGGCGGACAGCGAACGCATTGCGAAGGCCGTTGCGCCGGCCAGCCTTTCTTGGCGCAAGAGCCCGCTCATTTCTTCGAATCCTTTGCGACCGCCTGGGGCTTGGGGGCCGCCTCCACGCCGGCCACATAGCCGCGGGCCAGCGCCGCACGCTCCACGAAGCTTAGGGATCGCTGCATCCGGTCGGGGGACGTCAGCTTGTAGAGTTCCGGCGCCTGGTCTTCGACGACCGCGCGGGCCGCCATGAGATACATCGCCGCCTCCTGGACTTGCGGATCGGGAAGTTCCTTGATCAGGTCGAACACTTTCTCAGGGTTCTTCTTGAAGGTGTGGAACTGGCTGATTCGCCGCAACAGCGCGATATCCAGTCGGTTACGGTCGTACGTTCCCGCGCGGTAGATCGTTTTCAGTTCGTTCAGGGCGGCGGCGAAGTTGCCCGATTTCATGTTGAACACGATGCCGTTGATCGCCAGGTCGATCTTGTCGTCGATCTTGGTCTTCCCGGTGGCGTTCGCGGTCGCGGTATCGCCCTGGGCGACCGCGGTCACGGCGATGTAAGAGGCCAGCGGCGTCTGCGACAGCATCGGACGCCGTTCGGGCGGATCGAGCTGATCGCGCTGCTGGACGACTTTCCACGCCAGCCCCGGTTCGCCCCGGTACGCGATGTCGCGAATCAGTTCGCGCTCGAACTGGTCCCGCTTGGTCGATTCCTTTTCCAGGTAGGTCAGCTGCCGCCGGAACTGGGTCAATGCGGTAAATGACTTTGTCTTGTTCCCCTTCAGGCCGAGTTCGCGGTCGAGTTCGGCTTCCATCGCACGAGCATTGCTTTCACGGGCCCTGAGTGCCGCAACCTGCGGCAGCGCGGGAGCAATCGCTTCGGCGTAATCGAGTCCCTTCATCAGCAGCGCTTCGACGGGAGCCTTGTCCCCGAGTTTCAGGTGGAGCACCGCCAGATTGGCTGCGGCGAGCGCGGCCGACCGCTGGGAGCCGGCGTGGGGCAGTCCGGCTCGTTCGCGCTGCTCCAGGTTGGAGATGCTCTGCGAGTCGTAGATCTGCCTGACCGTGGGCATCGCGACCGGGCTGGCGGCGGGAATGCTGTTGAGTGCTGCGTCAGCCTTGGCCATCAGCTCTTTTGCGCCGGCGGCATCGCCCGCGACAGCGCGCTGGTAGGCGAAGTTCGCCCAGGCACGGCTCTGACCGGCGGGAGAGGCATCGCTGATCGCCGCCTCGAGTTTGAGGACCCCTTCCGACGTCGATTTCGCCGTCATGCCAAGATGCGCGGCCCAGACCGCAAGCGACCCGTCCACCGCTTCGACGCTTCCGGCCGTCTTCGCCCACGCGAGCGCTTTCTCAGACTCGCCCCACGAAGCGAGAATCCACGTCACGGCCGCGTGCTGCGGATGAGGCGACGCCAGCCAGGCCGGGATCTCCGACAGCACCTGGAAATCAAACATGTTGCCATACACGGCGGCCGTCCAGAGCATGGAGAAATCGAGCCGATTGCTTTCTTCGGCAGGAGTTCTTCCCTCGCTGAGACGGGGGGCCGGGGTCAGCGCCTGCGCCTCGGGAAGGCGGTCGGCGAGGACGAGCGCAGCAGCCAGGGCACTGGCGGCGTCGAGCGGCGCCCGCCCCTCTTTTGGCAGGTTTTCAGCCGCCTTGAGCGCCAGATCGAGAAACTTGCCGGCATCGGGAGCCTTGGTCTTTCGCGCCTGCAGATACAGGCGGACGAGCGGTTCGACCTGGAAGTAGGGGGACGAGCCTTCGAGCTTCTTCAGTTCGTCCAGCCCCTTCTGGGCCTGTCCGGAACCGGCATACGATTCCGCAAGGAAGCGGTAGGCAAGGCCGCGGTTGGGGTCGGGCGTGCTGCCCAGGCGAACGAGTTCATTGATTGCGCCCTGCCGGATCTCGTCCAGCGAGATGCGTTTGACCGCGACCGGGGCCTGCTTCTTCGGTTCATCCTCAGGCGGGCCGGGCGGTTTCGGAACGTTGACGACGTTGTTGGGATCCTCGGGAGCGACTCTCGCCACGAAATACCACAGCGCCGTGCCGACCAGCGCGATCGAAGCCACCACAATGCCGATCACCTGACCGATCGACATCCCTTTCTTCTTCTTTAGCCCGCCGTCCGCCGACTCCTTTTTCGGGAGGGGAACGTCGAAGTAGGGATGTTTGCAGTCAGGGTTGGCGCATTTGACGCCTTTTCCCTGGTGCTGAGGAGCGACGAAGCCGATCGTCTCACACATCGGACATTTGACTTCGAGCGTCCGCTGTTTCGTCGCCTTCGGGGAGACCGGAATCGCTTTCTGAAGCACCGACGTGTCGATGTCGAACGGGTTCTCTTCGTCGGCAACCGTATTGCCGCGCCCTCCCATTCCGGGACGTCCCATCGGCGGCCGTGGGCCGCCTGCAGCTGGCTTCGGCGCCCCAGCCGCCGGCTTCGTTTCAGCAGCAGCCGGTTTGCCGCCGCCCGCGGCTGGTTTCGGACCGCTCGGGGCCGGTTTGGCCGCAGGCGCCGGACTCTTCGCCGCAGGTTTTCCGTTCATCGATGCGCCGCAGAACGGGCACTCATCGACGTCGTCTTCCAGAACGGACGCCTTGCAGGCGGGGCAGGTGCGAAAATCCATAGGTCTTGGACGTTGAGTCGAGTGTCGCAGTTCCACGCGAGCGCGCGGCCGTCGCCAACGGCGACAGTCAGTCCACGTCGCAACGATATGCCACGCCGCGGCCAATCGAGGCCGCCGATGGACCTTCGGCCAGGAGCGGACGTGCCCCCGGGTCACAATGGCTGAGAACTATAACAGACGGTCAATGCGACCGGGACTGCGATGAAATGCGAAATGAAATGAGGAATTCATTGTCCGCCGCGAATCGTCGGTCGGCAAGCTGGGATCCGGTGACGGGCGGGTTTTCAACTTCGTCCGTGGCGGTCCGGCGCCGTCGGAGACCGACCCGGGAGAAACACCCGCAGAGGAACGCCATCAGGCCCGGCCGCCGGACAGCGCCGCCTCACTTTCCGCTGGGGAAACGAGACTGCATACTGGGAGGCGTGGCCGGTCTGGGCTCCCATGATGCATTCGCACAGGGGAGAGGGCTTTTCTCGCGGGGGCCGGTCACGCGAACCTGTCTGGCTCAAGGAGTGTGCTTCAAATGCGTTTGACTCATCCACGGACCTGGGTTTGTGCAGGCGTTCTGGCGCTTGCGATCAGCGGCATCGCATGGAGCTTCGCCCCCGATGCCGCAAGCTCAGGCGCCCTGCTGCACCCGGCGGAATCCGTCGTCTACGTCTCGTTTGACGGCAGCGTCGCGCACGACGCGGCCTTCAAGAAGACCGCCGCATATGCCGCGCTCTATGAGTCCGGCCTGATGGGGGCATTCACAAAAGCGGCCGAACGCTTGAAGCAGTCGGCCGCAGGCAACGTCTCCGACAAGGAATTCGAACAGCTGGGCAAGATGATTGGGCTGGCGAATCACGCGATCGAGCGGGGGCTGTCGATGTCGATCGTCGTGCAGCCTCCAGCCGGAGGGCCTCCGACCGCCAGCGCCACGGTCGTTCTCAACCAGGGAGCCTCCTTTCGCGCTCTCGTGGAAGGGCAGCTTCGGGAAGCGCTCGCCAATGAGCCCGAATTCCACGTCGAAGAGTACAGCGATGGCGGCAAACCGGCCGGGATCATGGTCTCCCGCGAGGACGGCCCCATGGGGGCAAAGTTCACGCTGTTCGAGAAGTCCGGGCACCTGGTGCTGAACGTAGCGACGACCTCCGGTGGAAAATCTCCCGCTCGCGAGGTCAGTTTCCAGGCACTCGGCGGACAGGGTAAGAACGTCTCCTCGCACCCGCTTTACCGTGACCCAGCAGCCGAACGCGACTTCATTCAGAACGGGATTGGCTGGCTCGATTTCAAGCCTCTGAAGGCGATGTTTGGAGGAATGCCGCTTCCGCCCACGCGGAGTGGCGCGCAGATCTCGGTCGATGAACTCCTGTCGATCCTGGGGGTGGACACACTGGAATCAGTCGTCAGCCGCTCGGGCTTCCGGGACCGCGCCACCTGGACGGAGACCCGCGTCATCGCCCCGGGGCCCCGCAAGGGGCTGATGGGCCTCATCGACCAGCCCACGTTCACGATTTCCGATCTGCCTCCGCTGCCGAAGCAGCCGTTCACGATCCTGGCCTCGTCGGTTGATGCCGGGGCGGCATACGACCGGCTCGTCGGCGTTTTCAAGGCGATGTCCGAAAAGGTCGACCCGAACGCCATCGGACAGTTCGATCAGGGGCTCGCGCAGGTCGAGGCCCAGATCGGGTTCTCCATCCGCAACGATCTTCTCGGACCGCTCAAGGGAGTGATGGCGTTTGCCGCCGATGGCGGCGGCTCGCAAAGCCTCGATTCGCTGCAGTTCTCTCTGCAGGTTTCCGACGCCGAGCGCTTCCGGGCCACGCTGCAGAAAATCTTTGACCTGGCCGCACAGGCGTCGCAGGGGCAGGTGACGTTCGAAACCGTCACGAAGTACGGCCGGGAGATGTCGGTGATGCGGATTCGCCAGGCGCCAATCGTGGTGCCGACGATCTGCGTCGACCGGAAGTTTGCCCACGTCGGGCTGCTGCCCCAGGCGGTCGAAATGGCCCTGCTGCGTACCGATGGCAAGCTTCCGGGCTGGAAACCGGATGGCGACACGGCCGAGGCGCTGAAACTCATGCCGGAGAAGATGACCAGCTTTTCGTACAGCGATGCTCCGATGATGTACGGCCGGCTGATCGGGCAGGCTCCGCTCCTGCTCGGATTGATCCAGACGGCGACGGCCCAGGCCGCCCCTCAATTCGAATTCCCACTCAAAGCTGAGGACCTTCCACCGGCCGAACTCGTTTCCGCGAGCCTCTTCCCCAACATCGCGGTGGGAACCGTCGATGCCGACGGCGCGAAAAACTACACGCGCAACTCGCTTCCGGGATCGGAAATGCTGCTGAGCACCGCCGGCATCGGCGTCGGGGCGGCGCTCGTCCTGCCGGCTGTCCAGCAGGCGCGGGAAGCGGCCCGTCGGACGCAGTCGAAGAACAACCTGAAGCAGATCCTGCTCGCTCTCCACAACTACTATGACACGCACAACGCCCTCCCCCCGGGCGCCGTCCCGGTTGCGGGGCTGAAGCCGGAAGAGCGCCTGAGCTGGCAGGTGATGATGCTCCCCTACCTGGAGCAGGCGGCCCTCTATAACCAGCTCGATGTCAAAGCGGGCTGGAATCAGGGAGCCAACGAAGCCGTTGTCGCGACGGAGGTCGAAGTGTTCCTTCATCCCAGCGTCCCACGGGGCGCCCCCGGAGGAACGAACTATGTCGGAATCGCCGGCCTCGGTGTTGAGGGACCGACGCTCGATGCGAAGAATCCCAAGGCCGGCATCTTCGCGTATGACAAGCCGCGAACGTTCCGGGAGGTCACCGACGGTTTGTCCAATACCGCAATGGTTGCGGAAACCAATCGGCCGGCTCCCTGGGCGCAGGGAGGCCCGGGAACGATCCGGCCCCTGACGACAGAGCCCTACATCAACGGTCCGGATGGTATCGGCGGAGTCTCGGTCGGCGGCGCCAACATCGGCATGGGCGATGGATCGGTTCGCTTCGTCAGCGACAAGATCGATCCCAGGGTCATGGAGGCCATCAGCACGATCGCGGGGGGCGAGCCGGTCGACGACTTCTGATGAGCGGTCTCATGCGGCAGCCCGGCCAGTTCCCCGGCCGGGCTGCTTTCTGTCAGTTCCCTGCACGTGCTGAATGAGTGCTTTCGAGATGGCTTCCCGTTCGGATGAAGAACTGCCCGCGCTCACGCCTGATGAGCGGGCCCGCTACGAATGGCAGATGTGGATTGACGGCCACGGGGAACCGGGCCAGCGAAAACTCAAGAACACATCGGTCCTGATTTCACGCATCGGCGGAGTCGGCGGAACTGTCGCCTACTATCTGGCGGCCGCGGGAATCGGAAAGCTGCTGCTGGCGCACGCCGGAACGATCCGGCCGAGCGATCTCAACCGCCAGATCCTGATGACCACCCCCGCACTGGGAACCTCCCGCGTCGATTCCGCCTCCGCCCGGCTCCGTGAACTCAATCCTCTCGTCGAAATCGAGACCGTTGGCGAGAATGTCAGCGAGGAGAACGCCGACCGCCTCGTCGGGAAAGTCGACCTCGTCGTGGATGCGGCGCCGCTGTTCGCCGAGCGGCACGCCATGAACCGTGCGGCCGTGCGGGCGAACAAACCGCTCGTCGAAGCCGGGATGTACGACTACGACGGGCAGTTGACGACCGTCCTCCCGGGAAAGACTCCCTGCCTCGCGTGTCTCTGGCCCAACGACCCCGTCCACTGGAAACGCGAGTTCCCGGTGCTCGGCGCGATGTCGGGCGTCGTCGGGGCGCTCGCTGCGGCCGAAGTCGTGAAGTGCATCACGGGCGTCGGCGAACCGCTCACGGGCCGCCTCCTGACGATGAACCTCCGCAGCATGTCCTTCCGCACGCTCTCAATCGAGCGCGATCCGAATTGCCGCGTCTGCGGAGCCCTCTCACCAGTCGGGTGACCGGAGGAGACGCCGGATCACGTCGCCGGCTTGTTCGGCTTCTTCCGCAGCACGCCGCTTTGCAGGTCTTTGACGACTTCTGCCAGGATTGCCGGGTCGCGGCGTTCCCAGACGTGATTGAGGCGTGTCTGCGGGATTTCGAGCCGCTCCATCACGTCGCGGGCCGTCGTCCACAGCTTGTCGCGCTGCTTGTCCGTCGACGCCAGGTACAGGCTCGTCACCAGTTCGGCGAGCTTCGTTTCATCGAGCTGGTCGCGGTTGTCGTAGTACCGCTTGATGATCTTCTTCTGATACTCGGAATGATCCGCCATCGTCGCCTCCGTGACTCCATTCGCAGCGCCGGGCGCTGCCGACAGGAAAAAACTCCGCTCCGCTGACGTCCGTCAGCGGTCTCTCAACACAACGTACGTGGCCAGCGCCTCGAGACCGCGGCTCATGAGGCCGGCCTCCCGCAGGGCGGAAACGGCGTCGTCCGTCAGGGCCTCGGCCCGTCGCTGGCTCTCTTCGACTC contains:
- a CDS encoding HesA/MoeB/ThiF family protein; the protein is MASRSDEELPALTPDERARYEWQMWIDGHGEPGQRKLKNTSVLISRIGGVGGTVAYYLAAAGIGKLLLAHAGTIRPSDLNRQILMTTPALGTSRVDSASARLRELNPLVEIETVGENVSEENADRLVGKVDLVVDAAPLFAERHAMNRAAVRANKPLVEAGMYDYDGQLTTVLPGKTPCLACLWPNDPVHWKREFPVLGAMSGVVGALAAAEVVKCITGVGEPLTGRLLTMNLRSMSFRTLSIERDPNCRVCGALSPVG
- a CDS encoding YraN family protein, encoding MNPRGWLTRLLGDEGERIAARHLKSKGYRILARQARSRLGEIDLIARDRDVIVFVEVKSRRDQREGSPAEAVDRRKQRKLTQLALGWLKTRRLLGHPARFDVIAIRWDADGKPDIKHEQSAFDAADLGQMY
- a CDS encoding DUF1559 domain-containing protein; its protein translation is MRLTHPRTWVCAGVLALAISGIAWSFAPDAASSGALLHPAESVVYVSFDGSVAHDAAFKKTAAYAALYESGLMGAFTKAAERLKQSAAGNVSDKEFEQLGKMIGLANHAIERGLSMSIVVQPPAGGPPTASATVVLNQGASFRALVEGQLREALANEPEFHVEEYSDGGKPAGIMVSREDGPMGAKFTLFEKSGHLVLNVATTSGGKSPAREVSFQALGGQGKNVSSHPLYRDPAAERDFIQNGIGWLDFKPLKAMFGGMPLPPTRSGAQISVDELLSILGVDTLESVVSRSGFRDRATWTETRVIAPGPRKGLMGLIDQPTFTISDLPPLPKQPFTILASSVDAGAAYDRLVGVFKAMSEKVDPNAIGQFDQGLAQVEAQIGFSIRNDLLGPLKGVMAFAADGGGSQSLDSLQFSLQVSDAERFRATLQKIFDLAAQASQGQVTFETVTKYGREMSVMRIRQAPIVVPTICVDRKFAHVGLLPQAVEMALLRTDGKLPGWKPDGDTAEALKLMPEKMTSFSYSDAPMMYGRLIGQAPLLLGLIQTATAQAAPQFEFPLKAEDLPPAELVSASLFPNIAVGTVDADGAKNYTRNSLPGSEMLLSTAGIGVGAALVLPAVQQAREAARRTQSKNNLKQILLALHNYYDTHNALPPGAVPVAGLKPEERLSWQVMMLPYLEQAALYNQLDVKAGWNQGANEAVVATEVEVFLHPSVPRGAPGGTNYVGIAGLGVEGPTLDAKNPKAGIFAYDKPRTFREVTDGLSNTAMVAETNRPAPWAQGGPGTIRPLTTEPYINGPDGIGGVSVGGANIGMGDGSVRFVSDKIDPRVMEAISTIAGGEPVDDF
- a CDS encoding VOC family protein — its product is MAAPIKVRQIDHVTFVVRDLERSRAFYEGVLGMECVSRPAFSFAGLWFQAGSTQVHLILEHPESGPAGASRGDGLAISRTHHVAFEVDEAKPAIERLRELGVPIVSGPKFRPDGPTQFYVLDPDGNLIELFAVR
- a CDS encoding NAD-dependent epimerase/dehydratase family protein, which codes for MRVLVTGGAGFIGSHLIDAILAAGHEAAALDDLSSGSPDNLPSGVPLFQVDVRDAGAVLKAVTEYKPDAIAHQAAQMSVSRSVREPRFDAEVNVVGLINTLDAAVATGARRFVFASSGGVMYGDVHTPAPEETPADPISPYGIAKMVGERYLNFYAREHGLTCTALRYANVYGPRQNPHGEAGVVAIFCTKMLQGQAGTINGDGRYVRDYVYVTDVADANLRALTVEGPSSFSVFNVGTSIPTDVNQLCAALEMACSEALMRHGRNSAVPPAGHGPARAGDLRSSLVAYDSIQKQLGWSPRMPLDHGIAETVEWFAKKLLK
- a CDS encoding BBP7 family outer membrane beta-barrel protein, whose protein sequence is MPWRFSMSLATVLLAATSSLVRAQGPMPPHTWGPPPGSQGMVPACPPGGMGPAYYGQACPPGRGGAPYQPVDPDIFYDSDSQIDLVIRETIRRSWMRVEFLHWNIKDPGNHLLGAETATVDPREPFPAFDPGNIQRAGVTAFVPTTGDVKFDSLPGMRLTIGAPTEWGTFEADIWAIMNASTTLSFDPEFDGLTGLTNIPAVTLTVNGGPSDTQMILFDNGYDAELRSGMWGTQGNWIGNPVTPQNTLCLSPVVGLRYIKFDEELRISGNDIATGTSPRITSKSNNNFVGPQVGVRASLDSKWMSLGLEPKVMLGINRHQDSVRTSQIFDVSNPNTLSTNEDTDFAPAFNLPGYAKLHLSENFSFFAGYELLWLSNATRATEQVVYDSPAISTNPGQIRVKKHREQVYAHGFMVGGELRFR